The genomic DNA AGGCGAAGCTGGATGGCGGAGCTGATTTTGCGACAATTGCCAAGAAATACTCAGAAGATCCGGGTTCGGCCTCCAATGGCGGTTTGTATGAGAATGCATCCGTAGCTCAATGGGTGCCTGCATTCAAGGAAGCAGCCGAGAAACAGCCGATCAATAAAATCGGAGATCCGGTAGAAACAGAATATGGATATCACATTATCAAGGTGGAATCCCGCAATGAGCCTACGTTTGATAAATTGAAGGACAACGAGAAGGCTGCTTTGAAAAACAAGCTGGCTGGTGAAAGTATTCAAAACTTTACCGAAAAAGATTTGGCCAAACTTAATTTGAAATTCAACCTGCCGAAGGCACCTGCTACGCAAGAGAAAAGCGGCACCACACCGGGCGCTGGCAGCACTGCTACGCCTGAAGGCACTACAGGTGGCACCACTGGTACCAAAGCAGGAACAGCCAAGGACGGAGCTACAACCGAAGGTAAATAACTGAACATGCATAAGGAATTGGGAACAGATGAATACTATGGTCAGATATCACCATAAACACCATGACCGTGACGTTCTTCGTGACCGCTTCCGGGGGAGCGGAAGCGTCTTTCGATACCGTCAGTAGTTTACTAAATTCTTCTTGAGAAAGTGGGGCAACATGTGAAATGAAAGCTACTGGTATAGTTCGCCGTATTGATGATCTGGGGCGGGTAGTTATTCCTAAGGAAATTCGCCGCACCTTGAGAATTCGTGAAGGAGATCCGCTTGAAATTTTTGTGGATCGTGACGGAGAAGTCATTTTGAAAAAGTATTCGCCTATCGGTGAACTTGGTGATTTCGCCAAAGAATACGCTGAGTCCCTGTTTGAAAGCACAGGCCATATTACGATGATTACCGACCGGGACACCATTATTACGGTGGCTGGAGGCTCCAAAAAAGAGTTTCTGGACAAGCCGATCGGCAGCATTATCGAAGGTAGTATGGAGAACCGCAAAACGGTACTGGAAACAGCCAGCGGCTCCTATGAGCTGACCCGAGACCACGAAGAAACACTCTCGTCCTTTGTGGCGGCTCCCATTGTTTCGGGTGGTGATCCTATTGGTTCCGTTGTGCTACTGAACAAGGACGAAAACGTGAAAATGGCCGAAATGGAGATCAAAATGGCTGAAACAGCCGCTGGTTTTCTCGGCAAACAAATGGAACAGTAATCCCCCGTTCCGCCCTGTAGGACGTACTGAATGGCGAAAGCCTTTAGTCGTCTTGCGGGGCTTTTTTTCTTTCCTGATAAAGAGGCGGTATAATAGGACTCGTGAAAGATGCATATTTCAGGTAGGAGTGGAACGGACGATGCAGGAAAATCGCGCCGCTTCGCGGCTGCTGCGGGGTGCTGTCATTTTGACACTGGCGGCGGTTGCAAGCAAGCTGATCGGCACATTGCAAAAAATTCCGCTGCAAAATATCGGCGGTGACGGTGTTTTCGGTATTTATAATACGGTTTATCCTTTTTATACGCTGTTGATTACTATTGCCGCTGCTGGATTTCCGGCAGCGATATCCAAATTTGTAGCTGAGTATGAGGCGGTGGGAAACCGGGCGGCAGGGCAACGAGTAGCCCTGTTGTCCTCGCTTGTATTGGGCATGTTTGGTGTGATTCTGGGCGTGCTGATGTATACGTGCGCACCACTGATCGGACAGTGGATCGACAATGGTCATGTCATTCCCTCGGTGAGGGCGGCGTCCTTTGCCTTTTTGTTCGTGCCGGTTATGGCAGGGCTAAGGGGATATTTTCAGGGTCTGCAAAATATGATCCCGACCGCTGTCTCCCAAGTGACGGAGCAGACGGTACGTGTGGGTGTGATGATCATGCTGTTGCTGCTTATGCTGTCGCAAGGAGCGGGACCCGATATGATCGCTGCCGGGGCTGTTTTTGGTTCTGCGGCTGGCGGGGCAGGGGGTCTGGTCGTCATGTTGCTATTTTGGCGCAACCAGAGGAAGAAGCTCAAAAGGCAAGAGAGGTCCTATGAGCAGGCTTTGCAGGTTGCTGGGAAGACAGAACAGATGGGCATACAGGAGACTGCGTCTGGAAGTTTTGGCGTCATAGAGAGAACGACGGACGATTTGGCGAGTGACAGTCGTGCTGTCGTATCAGGTGTGCTAGAGAGTGCATCCGGGACAGTACAGGAGCGGGCTGGAGAAGCCCACCGGACGGAGAGCTACGGTGCTTTGCTAAAAGCATTGCTTCGTTATGCCCTGCCTGTTTGCCTGGGAGCGCTGGCGGTTCCGCTGATTAGCTTGGTGGACACGTTTACCGTGCCTCGCTTGTTAAAGCAGGAGGGTTTGGATGATACGGGGGTTATGGTGGCCTTCGGTGTCTATAACCGAGGTCTGCCCCTTGTACAGCTGGTGATGATGTTTGCCACTACGCTGTCGGCATTATTCATTCCGTCGCTGGCGGAAGCCAGGGTAACTGGCGGCACGGAGCTGGCGCGCCGCCAGTGTGAGCAATCGCTGCGCTGGTTCTGGCTGCTGGGACTAGCCGCCGCGACAGGCTTAATTGTGCTGGCGGTGCCCGTCAATGTGATGCTGTACGCGGACGACACTGGCAGCGGAGTCATGCGCTGGATGGCGCTGACCGCCGTAGGCGGCACGCTCAGCATCATCTCGGCGGCGCTGCTGCAAGGGCTGGGCGCAGTTCGCGCCCCAGCCTTGGCGATGCTCGCCGCAGCCGCAGCCAAAGCGCTGCTGAACTGGCTGCTCGTGCCGCAATTGGGCACGGCTGGCGCAGCCATCGCGGGAGCCGCCGCATATCTGCTGGCGGCGGCGATCAACATCGCGCTGCTCGCCCGCCTGGCGGGGCTGCGCTGGAGCTGGTCCGCCAGCGTGCTCAAGCCGGCGGCACTGCTTGTCGCCTTGGCCTGCGCAGCTGCGGCGGCGATGTGGGGCACCAGCGCGGCGCTGGGTGCCTTGGGGTGGGCCGCCGGAGGCCGTGCCACGGCGGCGGCGGAAAGCCTGCTGGGCGTAGCCGCAGGCGCCGTGGTGTTCGTGATCGGCCTCACACGCTTGAGGCTGATCACGGAGGCCGAGCTTGCGGCGGTGCCCAAGCTCGGCCGCCCGCTGGCAGCCGTGCTGCGCAGACTGCGCGTGCTGGCGTAGCCTTGTGGCTATGCCGCTTGCGGTTGCGCGGTGGGGACAGTCGCAGCCATTTTATGAGCCTGTATATACTTTGTGGTATAGTAGTGCCAAAGCAAAGGAAGCGGAAGCAGGCAACGCACCGTACATTTACGGAGTGTGTGCCATGTTTCTGCGGAACGGAGGATTGAACATGAGCGCAATACTAACAGTCGTAGGACTAGGCTCGGGAGACCCGGATCAGCTTACGATAGGGACATTGAATAGAATGCGGGGCGCTTCGGCGCTGTATCTGCGGACGAAGGAGCACCCGGCAGTTCAAGTGCTGGATGAATTTGAAGTGGCCTTCGAGTCGTTTGACACCGTGTATGAGACCAAGGAATCTTTTCCAGAGGTATACGAGGAAATTACCAGTCAGTTGATAGCAGCGGCCGTTAAAGCTGTGGATGGAAGTGAAATCGTCTATGCGGTTCCGGGTCACCCGATGGTTGCGGAGGCGGCGGTGCAATTGCTCAAAGAGCGCTGTCCTGTGCATGATATTCAACTGAACATCCTTGGCGGCGAAAGTTTTCTGGATGAAGCTTTTGTGCGTCTTGGCTTTGACCCGATTGAAGGTTTCCAGTTGTTGGACGCAGGTACGCTGGATACGAGCTGGCTTCAGCCTCAGTTGCACACGTTGATCGGACAGGTATATGACACGTTTACGGCTTCGGATGTGAAGCTGTGTTTAATGGAGCGCTATCCTGATGACTATGAGGTCTATGTAGGTCATGCGCTTGGCGTGGAGGGCGAGGAAGTGGTGCATAAAGTGCCACTGTACGAGCTGGATCGGGTGGAGGGCTACGGAAACCTGTCTCTGGTGTACATACCGCGCAGTGAGGATGATGCGCTGAAACGGCGCTCCTTTGACCGTCTGCATGAGATTGTTGATATTTTACGCAGTCCGGAAGGTTGTCCATGGGACCGCGAACAGACGCATCAGTCGATCCGCAAAAATCTGATCGAGGAAACCTATGAAGTCATCGAAACGATAGATGAGGACGACCCTGATCACATGAAGGAAGAGCTGGGCGATCTACTGCTGCAAATTTTGCTGCATGCCCAGATGGAAGAAGAAGTTGGAACCTTCAATGTGTATGATGTGATTCAAGGGCTGAATGACAAGCTGATATTCCGCCATCCGCATGTGTTTGGAGACAATCAGGCGAATGATGCGGAAGAGGCGCTGCAAAACTGGGAACAGATGAAAGCCGAGGAAAAGCGGATGAAAGGCACAGCGTCAGCACAGCCTTCCGTACTGGATGGGGTTCCGCGCGATTTGCCTGCTCTCATGAAGTCGTACAAGCTCCAGAAAAAGGCGGCGAAAGTAGGCTTTAACTGGGATGGCATTGAAGGCGTATTCGACAAAATGGACGAAGAATTGGCAGAGCTGAAGGAAGCGGTCCGCGAGGGACATTCCGTGGAGGCGCAGTTGCTGGAGTTGGGCGACGTGCTATTCGTTGCTGTGAACGCGGCCCGTTTTATGGGAGTTGATCCAGAAGAGGCGCTGTCCGCCACAAACCGCAAATTTATCGACCGATTCCAGTACATTGAGAAAAGATTACGTGAGCAGGGACGAAGTCCCGAGGACAGTAGTGTGGACGAGATGGAGATATACTGGCAGGAAGCGAAAAAAATTCTTGGCGGGTCTTAGGCCGTAAAGGGAGCAAATGCCCGTGTGAAGCGTATCCGTTTGAGGAGACTTGCCAACGGGGAGGCTTTTGTAGTAGGATGTTGGCTTAACTGGGGTCGAATTAAAAAACGACTGCCATTGCAGGATTTTTAAGGCCAAGCCAGAATAACTTGTAGTAATTCTGAAAATAACTGTAGTCTACGGGCAACCGTACACCAGTTGTGTTCAGAGCGGCTTCAGCCGCAGTTTGACCTCACGTCTGTCCCATTTTATGGACATGCCAGCGTGATGATTATTTTTTGAATTTGGGAGGCTTTTAACTTATGAACAAGACAGATCTGATCAACAATATTTCCAGCAAAAGCGGTTTGAGCAAACGTGACGTTGAAGCTGTATTGAATGGCGTACTTGGTGAAATTACAGATGCACTCGCTAGTGGCGACAAAGTGCAACTGATCGGGTTTGGTACTTTTGAAACGCGCAAGCGTTCCAGCCGTACAGGCCGCAATCCACAAACCGGCAACACGATTGAAATTCCAGAATCGACCGTTCCTGCTTTTAAAGCCGGTAATAAGCTTAAAGAAGCCGTCAACTAATGCGTCTTGATAAATTCTTGAAAGTCTCGCGGCTGATTAAGCGGCGTACGGTAGCCAAGGACGTCTCCGAACAAGGGAGAGTCGTGGTGAATGGACGCGAAGCCAAGCCGAGCAGTGCGGTCAAAGTGGGCGATGAAATCACCGTCCAGTTTGGCCAGAAGCTGGTGACTGTGCGAGTGGAACGGCTCGCCGACACTACACGCAAGGACGAGGCTGCAAGTATGTACACTTTAGTGAAGGAAGAGCCCATTGCCAGAGACAATGGTTTGAACTGGTAACTGGAATCTAACTTTCTAATATGCTGTACATTAAAGCATCCCTTCATATTCTCATGAAGGGGTGCTTTTTCTTATGCAGTTTCTTTCGTGCAGTTCTAAATCCTGTTGTCCCCTTCATAAGCTAAGAACAGAAGGAGGGGTACATGCCATGATTGAACAAGGGAAGCCCAAGAACCATGACCTGCGCATGCAAAGCCGAAAGCAGCTCGACATTTCAGGCGTCAGCAATGTGGAGAGCTTCGATAGTGAAGAGTTTCTGCTTCAGACCGAGCTGGGTCATCTCACCATTCGCGGACAGCATTTACATATCAAAAACCTCAGTCTGGAAGAGGGGCTGCTGTCTATTGAAGGTCTGATTACTTCCCTCATCTACCTGGAGCCCGGGGCCCCGGCCAAAAACGGAAAAAGCCTATTCGGCAAGCTCTTCAAATGAATCCTCACACACAATGGCTGACGCTGACGTGGATGCTGCTGTCGGGCATAGCTATGGGAGTGGTGTTCGACAGCTACCGGGTGCTGTCCATCCGCTTTCATTTTGCCCGTTGGAGCATTCATACGTTGGACGTGCTGTATTGGGTGGCCTCGGCCCTGTTTATTTTCCGTGTGCTGTACGCGAGTAATCGCGGGGAGCTGCGGTTTTATGTCTTTTTAGGACTACTTTTGGGGGTTTGGCTCTATTTTTGGGCCTTTAGTGTTACAACCCAACGTTTTGTGGTAATGTTATTAAAGATAGTCCGCAGACTGACGTTGATCGTGAACAGCATACTGCGCATCCTGATTGTTCTTCCGGTGTTGGCGCTGTATCGGCTGGTACGCAAGCTGGTCGGATGGACATGGGCACTTATTGTGTTCCTGGGAAGGATGCTGATATATATCCTGATACCGGTTTGGAAGCCCTTTGTTTGGCTGATCGGTCCGCTTAAAGCGCGTTGGAGGACTCCAGAATTGCTTGTAAAGCTCGGCATCAGACTGAAAAACACGGCAAAAAGATGGTTTGGAAGGAGGTAGTATCATGCGTAATTCGTCTGTAGATCGCCATTCATCTCCTACGTCCAAGTCCAACGCGGGCGGGCGCAGGCGAATCATGATTTGGTTGCTATCGCTTGCCGCCTTTGGTAGTTGGGCTATTTTTACCTTTTTTTCTCAAGGTATGATTATGGCTGATCGAAGTGAACAGCTCACCCAGAAGGAAAAACAGAAGCAAGCTGCTACACAAACGGAACAACAGCTCCAAACTGAAGTGAATCGTCTCAAGGATCCCGAGTATATCGGAGAAATTGCCAGAAGTAAGTACGGTCTTTACAAACCGGAAGAGACGCCGATCATCGGGGAGCAGAAATAGGCGCATCATCGGGTCATTGCTTAGTTGACCTTGGTTCCGCCATTTTGTATAATCAAATCACCACAGCGGGATTTTTTTGCAAAAAAATCGGTTGTATATTTTAAGGGAGGATCATTTTATTCTATGGCAATTGAAGTGGGCACCAAGTTAGAGGGCAAAGTGACAGGCATCACGCATTTTGGAGCATTTGTGGATTTGTCTGGAGGTGTCACGGGTCTCGTTCACATCTCGGAAATCGCCGATAACTACGTTAAGGATGTTAACGATCACCTGAAGATTAATGAT from Paenibacillus sp. FSL R10-2782 includes the following:
- the mazG gene encoding nucleoside triphosphate pyrophosphohydrolase → MSAILTVVGLGSGDPDQLTIGTLNRMRGASALYLRTKEHPAVQVLDEFEVAFESFDTVYETKESFPEVYEEITSQLIAAAVKAVDGSEIVYAVPGHPMVAEAAVQLLKERCPVHDIQLNILGGESFLDEAFVRLGFDPIEGFQLLDAGTLDTSWLQPQLHTLIGQVYDTFTASDVKLCLMERYPDDYEVYVGHALGVEGEEVVHKVPLYELDRVEGYGNLSLVYIPRSEDDALKRRSFDRLHEIVDILRSPEGCPWDREQTHQSIRKNLIEETYEVIETIDEDDPDHMKEELGDLLLQILLHAQMEEEVGTFNVYDVIQGLNDKLIFRHPHVFGDNQANDAEEALQNWEQMKAEEKRMKGTASAQPSVLDGVPRDLPALMKSYKLQKKAAKVGFNWDGIEGVFDKMDEELAELKEAVREGHSVEAQLLELGDVLFVAVNAARFMGVDPEEALSATNRKFIDRFQYIEKRLREQGRSPEDSSVDEMEIYWQEAKKILGGS
- the yabP gene encoding sporulation protein YabP, producing the protein MIEQGKPKNHDLRMQSRKQLDISGVSNVESFDSEEFLLQTELGHLTIRGQHLHIKNLSLEEGLLSIEGLITSLIYLEPGAPAKNGKSLFGKLFK
- a CDS encoding RNA-binding S4 domain-containing protein yields the protein MRLDKFLKVSRLIKRRTVAKDVSEQGRVVVNGREAKPSSAVKVGDEITVQFGQKLVTVRVERLADTTRKDEAASMYTLVKEEPIARDNGLNW
- a CDS encoding polysaccharide biosynthesis protein, giving the protein MQENRAASRLLRGAVILTLAAVASKLIGTLQKIPLQNIGGDGVFGIYNTVYPFYTLLITIAAAGFPAAISKFVAEYEAVGNRAAGQRVALLSSLVLGMFGVILGVLMYTCAPLIGQWIDNGHVIPSVRAASFAFLFVPVMAGLRGYFQGLQNMIPTAVSQVTEQTVRVGVMIMLLLLMLSQGAGPDMIAAGAVFGSAAGGAGGLVVMLLFWRNQRKKLKRQERSYEQALQVAGKTEQMGIQETASGSFGVIERTTDDLASDSRAVVSGVLESASGTVQERAGEAHRTESYGALLKALLRYALPVCLGALAVPLISLVDTFTVPRLLKQEGLDDTGVMVAFGVYNRGLPLVQLVMMFATTLSALFIPSLAEARVTGGTELARRQCEQSLRWFWLLGLAAATGLIVLAVPVNVMLYADDTGSGVMRWMALTAVGGTLSIISAALLQGLGAVRAPALAMLAAAAAKALLNWLLVPQLGTAGAAIAGAAAYLLAAAINIALLARLAGLRWSWSASVLKPAALLVALACAAAAAMWGTSAALGALGWAAGGRATAAAESLLGVAAGAVVFVIGLTRLRLITEAELAAVPKLGRPLAAVLRRLRVLA
- the spoVT gene encoding stage V sporulation protein T, which produces MKATGIVRRIDDLGRVVIPKEIRRTLRIREGDPLEIFVDRDGEVILKKYSPIGELGDFAKEYAESLFESTGHITMITDRDTIITVAGGSKKEFLDKPIGSIIEGSMENRKTVLETASGSYELTRDHEETLSSFVAAPIVSGGDPIGSVVLLNKDENVKMAEMEIKMAETAAGFLGKQMEQ
- a CDS encoding HU family DNA-binding protein → MNKTDLINNISSKSGLSKRDVEAVLNGVLGEITDALASGDKVQLIGFGTFETRKRSSRTGRNPQTGNTIEIPESTVPAFKAGNKLKEAVN
- the yabQ gene encoding spore cortex biosynthesis protein YabQ gives rise to the protein MNPHTQWLTLTWMLLSGIAMGVVFDSYRVLSIRFHFARWSIHTLDVLYWVASALFIFRVLYASNRGELRFYVFLGLLLGVWLYFWAFSVTTQRFVVMLLKIVRRLTLIVNSILRILIVLPVLALYRLVRKLVGWTWALIVFLGRMLIYILIPVWKPFVWLIGPLKARWRTPELLVKLGIRLKNTAKRWFGRR
- a CDS encoding septum formation initiator family protein, producing the protein MRNSSVDRHSSPTSKSNAGGRRRIMIWLLSLAAFGSWAIFTFFSQGMIMADRSEQLTQKEKQKQAATQTEQQLQTEVNRLKDPEYIGEIARSKYGLYKPEETPIIGEQK